A stretch of Verrucomicrobiia bacterium DNA encodes these proteins:
- a CDS encoding NfeD family protein, giving the protein MASILFLLIAGALLILLEPVFPYLAAAAIGLAFWTGAVLLTYSRYGTLAGHWTLAAVLGGAIAGTWWYLKRLPGSRIGRLLGSDQVTPVETAAQTSLLHRTGVVVTPLRPGGVAEFSGERVDVVTSGEPIELGTSVEVVAIEGSRILVRAVPTPPTDSRFLPPNS; this is encoded by the coding sequence ATGGCGTCCATCCTCTTCCTGCTGATTGCCGGGGCGCTGCTCATCCTGTTGGAGCCGGTGTTCCCGTATCTGGCGGCTGCCGCGATCGGCCTCGCCTTCTGGACCGGGGCGGTCCTGCTCACCTATTCGCGCTACGGAACGCTGGCCGGGCATTGGACCCTCGCCGCCGTGCTCGGCGGGGCGATCGCCGGGACGTGGTGGTACTTGAAGCGCCTGCCGGGCTCGCGGATCGGGCGCCTGCTCGGGTCGGACCAGGTCACCCCCGTGGAAACCGCCGCGCAGACGTCCCTGCTCCACCGCACTGGCGTGGTCGTGACACCGTTGCGTCCGGGCGGCGTTGCGGAGTTCTCCGGGGAACGCGTGGACGTGGTCACTTCGGGAGAACCCATCGAACTGGGCACGTCCGTTGAAGTGGTCGCCATCGAGGGTTCCCGCATCCTCGTGCGGGCCGTTCCGACGCCGCCCACAGACTCCCGATTTCTTCCTCCCAACAGCTGA